A window from Salinigranum halophilum encodes these proteins:
- a CDS encoding glycoside hydrolase family 32 protein, translated as MNLSGLRVATLSLGERTPEQVAAYDSLEGTPVDHIDLTTVAAGDARLSDYDVCWWHRDRPLEWADDGDSTLAACADPLADALDGGVGLLLTLHALSAVAPLGIDPVAPDATGHETAPAQVGYLAKAVHRDHPAFETFHSLRIHTRAADADTAFARYERVLPERGTVLAAGLRGEDLLVDQKPLVEWQDGPGRVIGAGVGLSFAHARDFECAAAQERLVENLLVSLGSGRCPDFTDRPATTEGFQRLRAALADDHHRPDYHFAPPANWLNDPNGLIHHDGTYHLYYQYNPGGPNHGTIHWGHATSEDLVHWEDQPVALAPDPDGPDRDGCWSGCAIDDDGTPTLLYTGGRDRRQLPCLATAAADDLTAWRKHDGNPVIETVPDDLEILGTEHWEAEFRDHCVWREGETWYHLIGSGVTDVGGTALLYRGDSLDDWEYVGPLLTGDWEGAGTVWECPELLDFGEKQLLHVSNYAEVQYFVGEADLSTPRFEVESQARLDYGDFYAPQSMTDDTGRQLMWAWVPEARGVDPQWQAGWSGLMTLPRVVDLDDEGTLRQRPAPELESLRGEPVSETRELHSGDRRTLPLSGNAYELDLTLERDAGATFELVLFESPARTERTVVRWVGDELVVDRSRSSHGHGAEEGEQRLPLAPTEGEPIDGHAHVADGGHPGRDELSLRAFVDGSVVELFANDSRCLTSRVYPTRQDAEGVSFVAHGGTVSIDVDAWALDAAFPR; from the coding sequence ATGAATCTGTCCGGGCTTCGCGTCGCGACCCTCTCGCTGGGGGAGCGCACGCCGGAGCAGGTGGCGGCGTACGACTCGCTCGAGGGTACCCCCGTCGACCACATCGACCTCACGACCGTCGCTGCCGGCGACGCGCGGCTCTCCGACTACGACGTCTGCTGGTGGCACCGCGACCGCCCGCTCGAGTGGGCCGACGACGGCGACTCGACACTCGCCGCCTGCGCCGACCCGCTCGCAGACGCACTCGACGGTGGGGTCGGACTCCTCCTGACGCTGCACGCGCTGTCGGCCGTCGCGCCGCTGGGCATCGACCCGGTCGCCCCCGACGCGACGGGTCACGAGACCGCCCCGGCGCAGGTTGGCTACCTCGCGAAGGCCGTCCACCGCGACCACCCCGCGTTCGAGACGTTCCACTCGCTCCGAATCCACACCCGCGCGGCCGACGCCGACACCGCGTTCGCCCGCTACGAGCGCGTCCTCCCCGAACGAGGGACCGTTCTCGCCGCCGGGCTGCGGGGCGAGGACCTCCTCGTCGACCAGAAGCCGCTCGTCGAGTGGCAGGACGGACCGGGGCGAGTCATCGGGGCCGGCGTCGGCCTCTCGTTCGCCCACGCCCGCGACTTCGAGTGTGCGGCCGCGCAGGAACGACTCGTCGAGAACCTCCTCGTCTCGCTCGGAAGCGGGCGCTGTCCCGACTTCACCGACCGCCCCGCGACGACCGAGGGCTTCCAGCGCCTCCGCGCGGCGCTCGCGGACGACCACCACCGCCCCGACTACCACTTCGCGCCGCCGGCGAACTGGCTGAACGACCCGAACGGGCTCATCCACCACGACGGGACCTACCACCTCTACTACCAGTACAACCCCGGCGGCCCCAATCACGGCACCATCCACTGGGGCCATGCCACCAGCGAGGACCTCGTCCACTGGGAGGACCAGCCGGTCGCGCTGGCACCCGACCCCGACGGCCCCGACCGCGACGGCTGCTGGTCGGGGTGTGCCATCGACGACGACGGGACGCCCACGCTCCTGTACACGGGGGGCCGCGACCGGAGACAGCTCCCGTGTCTGGCGACGGCCGCGGCCGACGACCTCACCGCGTGGCGGAAACACGACGGCAACCCCGTCATCGAGACGGTCCCCGACGACCTCGAAATCCTGGGAACCGAACACTGGGAGGCGGAGTTCCGCGACCACTGCGTCTGGCGGGAGGGAGAGACGTGGTACCACCTCATCGGCTCCGGCGTGACCGACGTCGGCGGGACCGCGCTCCTCTACCGGGGCGACAGCCTCGACGACTGGGAGTACGTCGGCCCGCTCCTCACCGGCGACTGGGAGGGTGCTGGCACGGTGTGGGAGTGTCCCGAACTCCTCGACTTCGGCGAGAAACAGCTCCTGCACGTCTCGAACTACGCGGAGGTCCAGTACTTCGTCGGCGAGGCGGACCTCTCGACGCCACGCTTCGAGGTCGAGTCGCAGGCGCGACTCGACTACGGCGACTTCTACGCGCCCCAGAGCATGACCGACGACACGGGGCGACAGCTGATGTGGGCGTGGGTGCCCGAGGCACGCGGCGTCGACCCACAGTGGCAGGCCGGCTGGTCGGGGCTCATGACGCTCCCTCGCGTCGTCGACCTCGACGACGAGGGAACCCTCAGACAGCGACCCGCCCCCGAACTCGAGTCGCTCCGCGGCGAACCGGTCTCCGAGACGCGTGAACTCCACTCGGGTGACCGGCGGACCCTCCCCCTCTCGGGCAACGCGTACGAACTCGACCTCACCCTCGAACGGGACGCCGGGGCGACGTTCGAACTCGTCCTGTTCGAGTCGCCGGCGCGTACCGAGCGCACCGTGGTTCGGTGGGTCGGCGACGAACTCGTCGTCGACCGCTCGCGGAGCAGCCACGGGCACGGCGCAGAGGAGGGCGAACAGCGCCTCCCACTCGCCCCCACCGAGGGCGAACCCATCGACGGACACGCACACGTCGCCGACGGCGGACACCCCGGCCGTGACGAGCTCTCGCTGCGTGCCTTCGTCGACGGCTCCGTCGTCGAGCTGTTCGCGAACGACTCGCGGTGTCTCACCTCACGGGTCTACCCGACCCGGCAGGACGCCGAGGGTGTCTCGTTCGTCGCGCACGGGGGGACCGTCTCGATCGACGTCGACGCGTGGGCACTCGACGCCGCGTTCCCGCGGTGA
- a CDS encoding glycoside hydrolase family 68 protein gives MNNDAGGDRRPSTWTREHASGLERTAENTAPVIYPPDEPTDPDNHIWDTWLLRTPDGEIADVGGYRVIVALSAPNDLLPGKRHDVATHRFYYSADGRTWTPGGTLFGDSDPLGSRQWAGSAIYDPETGAVSLYYTAAGHRDESDLSYTQHLAVAHGGSIRVDDGVHFDGPWEHDSLARPDGEWYEREEQSRGMIYTFRDPWYFEDPETGEAYILFEGNTPVPEGTDACGGDAEQQAFNGSVGIARADRDDPTACELLPPLVDGVCVNQELERPHVVYRDGTYYLFIASHKHTFAPGLDGYDALYGFAADALFGEYEPLNGTGLVATNPANAPFQAYSWLAYGHRGEILVTSFFNYYDYDRPSLDDVGLLPAAEQFRRFGGTLAPTLRLGVDGLETWIRGTLAHGHLPTKDEPLPETETERLARLRGERDGRDGYGR, from the coding sequence ATGAACAACGACGCCGGAGGGGACCGACGACCCTCGACCTGGACCCGCGAACACGCCAGCGGTCTCGAGCGGACGGCCGAGAACACCGCACCGGTCATCTACCCACCCGACGAGCCGACGGACCCGGACAACCACATCTGGGACACGTGGCTGTTGCGTACTCCCGACGGCGAAATCGCCGACGTCGGCGGCTACCGCGTCATCGTCGCCCTCTCGGCACCGAACGACCTCCTCCCGGGGAAGCGTCACGACGTCGCGACCCACCGTTTTTACTACTCCGCGGACGGGAGGACGTGGACGCCCGGCGGGACACTCTTCGGCGACTCCGACCCACTGGGGTCGCGCCAGTGGGCCGGGTCGGCCATCTACGACCCCGAGACGGGGGCCGTGTCGCTGTACTACACCGCGGCCGGACACAGAGACGAGTCGGACCTGTCGTACACACAGCACCTCGCAGTCGCCCACGGCGGCTCGATTCGCGTCGACGACGGCGTCCACTTCGACGGGCCGTGGGAGCACGACTCGCTCGCCCGCCCCGACGGTGAGTGGTACGAGCGCGAGGAGCAGTCGCGGGGGATGATCTACACCTTCCGCGACCCGTGGTACTTCGAGGACCCCGAGACGGGCGAGGCGTACATCCTCTTCGAGGGGAACACGCCCGTTCCCGAGGGGACCGACGCCTGCGGCGGCGACGCCGAACAACAGGCGTTCAACGGCTCTGTCGGTATCGCCCGGGCCGACCGTGACGACCCGACCGCGTGCGAACTCCTCCCGCCGCTCGTCGACGGCGTCTGCGTCAACCAGGAGCTCGAACGGCCGCACGTCGTCTACCGGGACGGCACCTACTACCTCTTCATCGCCAGCCACAAGCACACGTTCGCGCCCGGGCTCGACGGCTACGACGCGCTGTACGGCTTCGCCGCCGACGCCCTCTTCGGAGAGTACGAGCCGCTGAACGGGACGGGGCTCGTCGCGACCAACCCCGCCAACGCGCCGTTCCAGGCGTACTCGTGGCTCGCGTACGGCCACCGCGGCGAGATACTCGTCACCTCCTTTTTCAACTACTACGACTACGACCGGCCGAGCCTCGACGACGTCGGCCTTCTCCCGGCAGCGGAGCAGTTCCGCCGCTTCGGCGGGACGCTCGCGCCGACGCTCAGACTCGGCGTCGACGGTCTGGAGACGTGGATCCGCGGGACGCTCGCCCACGGCCACCTGCCGACGAAGGACGAGCCGCTGCCCGAGACGGAAACCGAGCGGCTCGCACGGCTCCGAGGCGAACGAGACGGCCGCGACGGCTACGGGCGCTGA
- a CDS encoding acyltransferase, which translates to MTKRHVSLPPEAEEGVDAFITEVDQRLSSDEDVCGVVQDVLVDLFGDREAYERWQSGKPVSAATRVRLQGYDPCNATIESEYYAEKDETAFKKSKYLQWLWRQFDATPMADNVEFALRFRQMLAEHLFERVGDNCRFFKGISFTYGHNITVGDNTVIHDDVHLDDRGKLTIGDRVSLSDSAHLYSHDHDIVDQTAVENYHTIVDDDARVTYDAMVTAGSRVGKNSVVGAKAIVRGDVPDHHIAVGSPAKSVKVKPGWEDVAEPLEAGGENRKEERRIEYELPADLEVFDEFGRDFTPPSTSTSSSRTNSQ; encoded by the coding sequence ATGACAAAGCGCCACGTGTCTCTCCCCCCCGAAGCCGAAGAGGGAGTCGACGCTTTCATCACCGAAGTCGACCAGCGACTCTCGTCCGACGAGGACGTCTGCGGCGTGGTTCAGGACGTCCTCGTCGACCTCTTCGGTGACCGCGAGGCGTACGAGCGGTGGCAGTCGGGCAAGCCGGTGTCGGCGGCGACTCGGGTCCGACTCCAGGGGTACGACCCGTGTAACGCGACCATCGAGTCGGAGTACTACGCCGAGAAGGACGAGACGGCGTTCAAGAAGTCCAAGTACCTCCAGTGGCTCTGGCGCCAGTTCGACGCCACCCCGATGGCCGACAACGTCGAGTTCGCGCTCCGGTTCCGGCAGATGCTCGCCGAACACCTCTTCGAGCGCGTCGGCGACAACTGCCGCTTCTTCAAGGGCATCTCCTTCACCTACGGGCACAACATCACGGTCGGTGACAACACCGTCATCCACGACGACGTCCACCTCGACGACCGCGGGAAGCTGACCATCGGCGACCGTGTCTCCCTCTCCGACAGCGCCCACCTCTACAGCCACGACCACGACATCGTCGACCAGACGGCCGTCGAGAACTATCACACCATCGTCGACGACGACGCGCGGGTCACCTACGATGCGATGGTCACTGCCGGCTCTCGCGTCGGCAAGAACAGCGTCGTCGGTGCCAAGGCGATCGTCCGCGGCGACGTCCCGGACCACCACATCGCCGTCGGCTCGCCGGCCAAGAGCGTGAAGGTCAAACCGGGCTGGGAGGACGTCGCCGAACCGCTGGAGGCGGGCGGCGAGAACCGGAAGGAAGAGCGCCGAATCGAGTACGAACTCCCCGCGGACCTCGAGGTCTTCGACGAGTTCGGACGTGACTTCACGCCGCCATCGACGTCGACGTCGTCGTCGCGGACCAACTCGCAGTGA
- a CDS encoding DUF7577 domain-containing protein, with protein MDVWGWIAVYAVGLTLLQLLVYRYLLNSGGSLTRRVGTPFGDREGERDSSSPWVEGSSGPAGDSGSSPPSSHGDGTAGRDTPSPRGIDAWPQESAGVRRASETRPTSEAAPTDGRPCRHCGAVNETDTTFSRCWNCAREL; from the coding sequence ATGGACGTCTGGGGATGGATTGCCGTCTACGCGGTCGGGCTGACGCTCCTCCAGCTACTCGTCTACCGCTACCTGCTCAACAGTGGCGGGTCGCTGACGCGGCGCGTGGGGACGCCGTTCGGCGACCGTGAGGGGGAGCGCGATTCCTCCTCCCCGTGGGTGGAGGGGTCGTCCGGCCCGGCGGGCGATTCGGGCTCGTCGCCCCCCTCGAGTCACGGCGACGGTACCGCCGGTCGCGACACCCCGTCCCCGCGGGGAATCGACGCCTGGCCACAGGAGTCCGCCGGTGTCCGCCGCGCGTCCGAGACCCGGCCCACGTCCGAGGCGGCACCGACCGACGGGCGACCCTGCCGACACTGCGGTGCCGTGAACGAGACGGACACGACCTTCTCCCGCTGTTGGAACTGCGCGCGCGAGCTGTGA
- a CDS encoding Nmad3 family putative nucleotide modification protein: MRDSRGPRAIALNVGANSNLPGVRGPIYPDGRFEYLPIPERQPTSEAVPTYADLDAHLSFEIPERFHDLPVHLDPAFAEYPFCSSYTYGDEHGVKAGPLSRLEPGDVLYFYATLDRHGDGETAADWVVPDWGAYLIGEFRVDRVVTGEAYESLGPEARERFATNAHVRRDPFDAKVLVAGDDDSTLYDRAVPLSEPTGGTDANELVTDLSNDSGRGPWWRRRLWFDADATDLLRAHVESHHMDR; encoded by the coding sequence GTGCGTGACAGTCGCGGCCCCCGCGCCATCGCGCTCAACGTCGGCGCGAATAGCAACCTCCCGGGCGTCCGTGGACCCATCTACCCCGACGGTCGCTTCGAGTACCTCCCGATTCCCGAGCGCCAGCCGACGAGCGAGGCGGTCCCGACGTACGCCGACCTCGACGCACACCTCTCGTTCGAGATTCCGGAGCGGTTCCACGACCTCCCGGTGCATCTCGACCCCGCCTTCGCCGAGTATCCGTTCTGCTCGTCGTACACCTACGGCGACGAACACGGCGTGAAAGCCGGGCCGCTGTCGCGACTCGAACCCGGTGACGTCCTCTACTTCTACGCGACGCTCGACCGCCACGGTGACGGTGAGACGGCGGCCGACTGGGTAGTCCCGGACTGGGGGGCGTACCTCATCGGCGAGTTCCGGGTCGACCGGGTGGTGACGGGCGAGGCGTACGAGTCGCTCGGTCCCGAAGCGCGCGAGCGCTTTGCGACCAACGCCCACGTCCGTCGCGACCCCTTCGACGCGAAGGTGCTCGTCGCGGGCGACGACGACTCGACGCTCTACGACCGCGCGGTTCCGCTGTCGGAACCCACCGGCGGCACGGACGCGAACGAACTCGTGACCGACCTCTCGAACGACTCCGGCCGGGGGCCGTGGTGGCGCCGTCGACTGTGGTTCGACGCCGACGCGACCGATCTGCTCCGTGCGCACGTCGAAAGCCACCACATGGACCGGTGA
- a CDS encoding DUF7114 family protein encodes MDDAARARDAAREALADIEPPRLRDALYDRLDDASMAPAVFSLLCARALGRRVGVDVETDALSERVAGVQLIYEGLRLTRTLAHDEPWKTADEEGDIDADLDMLAASVLVSRGFYLLARTDAADHAVETVRVFGRNQTRRRQAGADTAALDRTLEESVFVLACIAGATAVDAEASPALVDHAEGLARRVDGDGRLPPAAAVLDETTVDRLAALVAPEDGCDRVPSSATDP; translated from the coding sequence ATGGACGATGCCGCGCGGGCCCGCGATGCCGCGCGTGAGGCACTGGCCGATATCGAACCGCCACGTCTCCGCGACGCACTCTACGACAGACTGGACGACGCGTCGATGGCTCCGGCCGTGTTCTCGCTGCTCTGCGCCCGGGCGCTCGGCCGACGGGTCGGAGTCGACGTCGAGACTGACGCCCTCTCGGAACGGGTCGCTGGAGTGCAACTCATCTACGAGGGCCTTCGCCTGACGCGCACGCTCGCGCACGACGAACCGTGGAAGACCGCCGACGAGGAGGGAGACATCGACGCCGACCTCGACATGCTCGCCGCATCCGTCCTGGTCTCGCGCGGCTTCTACCTGCTCGCCCGCACCGACGCCGCCGACCACGCCGTCGAGACGGTCCGGGTGTTCGGCCGGAACCAGACGCGCCGGCGACAGGCCGGCGCCGACACCGCAGCGCTCGACCGCACGCTCGAGGAGTCGGTGTTCGTCCTCGCGTGCATCGCCGGCGCGACAGCCGTCGACGCCGAGGCCTCGCCCGCGCTCGTCGACCACGCGGAGGGGCTCGCGCGACGGGTCGACGGCGACGGCCGACTCCCCCCGGCGGCGGCCGTGCTCGACGAGACCACCGTCGACAGACTCGCCGCACTCGTGGCGCCGGAGGACGGGTGCGACCGCGTCCCGTCGTCGGCGACCGACCCGTAG
- a CDS encoding enoyl-CoA hydratase/isomerase family protein, with translation MIRTTTEDDVRIVTLDRPARRNALRPPDLDALESAVVDADEPVVYLHGAGSSFCAGADFDAVAALDDPEAFARQGQRVARVLEESDSVVVAGIDGPARGGGVELALACDLRVATPEATLGEPGVRFGLFGAWGGTVRLPRIVGEGAALDFSLSGRVVDADEALRMGLVSRVVADPRVVATDLADGAHDALAVVKRRVRAREDRSTQERAEAAAFARLHRAHADDIAASRAE, from the coding sequence ATGATTCGAACGACGACCGAAGACGACGTCCGAATCGTCACGCTCGACCGCCCCGCCCGTCGGAACGCGCTTCGCCCTCCCGACCTCGACGCGCTCGAGTCGGCTGTCGTCGACGCCGACGAACCGGTCGTCTACCTCCACGGCGCCGGCTCGAGTTTCTGTGCGGGGGCGGACTTCGACGCCGTCGCTGCACTCGACGACCCCGAAGCGTTCGCCCGCCAGGGTCAGCGCGTCGCGCGCGTCCTTGAGGAGAGCGATTCGGTCGTCGTCGCCGGTATCGACGGGCCGGCCCGCGGCGGAGGCGTCGAACTCGCACTCGCCTGTGACCTCCGAGTGGCGACCCCCGAGGCCACTCTCGGCGAACCCGGCGTCCGCTTCGGCCTGTTCGGTGCGTGGGGTGGGACCGTCCGACTCCCTCGCATCGTCGGAGAGGGGGCAGCCCTCGACTTCTCGCTCTCCGGACGCGTTGTCGACGCCGACGAAGCCCTCCGAATGGGACTCGTCTCCCGCGTCGTCGCCGACCCTCGCGTCGTCGCGACCGACCTCGCCGATGGGGCACACGACGCACTCGCCGTCGTCAAGCGTCGGGTCCGTGCCCGGGAGGACCGGTCGACACAGGAGCGAGCCGAGGCCGCGGCGTTCGCGAGGCTCCACCGCGCACACGCCGACGACATCGCCGCGTCGCGAGCGGAGTGA
- a CDS encoding NAD+ synthase has protein sequence MSQDTSVLHDSAPLDLRLSDAELEATRDHIVSFIRGVVEDAGADGAVIGLSGGIDSTATAAIAVEALGADAVHGLVMPSEVNTDENMSDAERVAEMLGVEYDVVDINPIADAVFEAYPDATEDRMATGNVRVRLRGVLNYFVANHEEKLVLGTGNRSEALTGYFTKYGDQAVDCNPIGNLYKQQVRQLAAALGMPSDLVMKTPSAEMWLGQTDEEEMGLGYDTLDAILALHVDGPLSKAATVRELDVEPTQVDRVVDLYERSAHKRQMPPAPEPRF, from the coding sequence ATGAGTCAGGACACGTCGGTTCTCCACGACAGCGCACCGCTCGACCTGCGACTCTCCGACGCGGAACTCGAAGCGACACGCGACCACATCGTCTCGTTCATCCGGGGCGTCGTCGAGGACGCCGGGGCCGACGGGGCCGTCATCGGCCTCTCGGGCGGCATCGACTCGACGGCGACGGCCGCCATCGCCGTCGAGGCGCTCGGGGCCGACGCGGTGCACGGCCTCGTGATGCCGAGCGAGGTGAACACGGACGAGAACATGAGCGACGCCGAGCGCGTCGCCGAGATGCTGGGAGTCGAGTACGACGTCGTCGATATCAACCCCATCGCCGACGCCGTCTTCGAGGCGTACCCCGACGCGACCGAAGACCGGATGGCAACCGGCAACGTCCGGGTTCGCCTCCGCGGGGTGTTGAACTACTTCGTCGCCAACCACGAGGAGAAGCTCGTCCTGGGAACCGGAAACAGAAGCGAGGCGCTGACGGGGTACTTCACGAAGTACGGCGACCAGGCAGTCGACTGCAACCCCATCGGGAACCTCTACAAACAGCAGGTTCGCCAACTCGCTGCGGCGCTCGGAATGCCGAGCGACCTCGTGATGAAGACGCCGTCGGCCGAGATGTGGCTCGGGCAGACCGACGAGGAGGAGATGGGTCTCGGCTACGACACGCTCGACGCCATCCTCGCGCTCCACGTCGACGGGCCGCTGTCGAAGGCGGCGACGGTCCGCGAACTCGACGTCGAACCGACGCAGGTCGACCGCGTCGTCGACCTCTACGAACGGAGCGCGCACAAGCGGCAGATGCCCCCCGCTCCCGAACCGCGTTTTTGA